The Erythrolamprus reginae isolate rEryReg1 unplaced genomic scaffold, rEryReg1.hap1 scaffold_355, whole genome shotgun sequence genome has a segment encoding these proteins:
- the LOC139156161 gene encoding cilia- and flagella-associated protein 263-like, whose product QLRGGKGLISGLGIRLPSIHKRTPCVADLQKEELGEALHEVDFQQLKIENAQFLEKIDERNQDLLQLKLTVGNTLQILNFYKRKLHYATAMATYLVKDIAQRKESLDKIAREAIHVEEEREKAEDLNKKLRRQLAEYKVPPVLNYVHEKMTVHDLENSLRIWERKVEIVEMALKSYRNVWLKAKMASHQLQTLLPEQERRKATEGF is encoded by the exons AGCAGCTGAGAGGTGGAAAAGGTTTGATTTCTGGCCTGGGTATccggctgccttccatacacaaGAGGACTCCTTG TGTGGCTGATTTGCAGAAGGAGGAGCTGGGAGAGGCGCTGCACGAGGTTGATTTCCAGCAGCTCAAGATTGAGAATGCTCAATTCCTAGAGAAAATCGATGAACGGAACCAAGATTTACTGCAGCTGAAGCTGACCGTTGGCAACACCCTGCAGATCCTCAATTTCTACAAA AGGAAGCTGCACTATGCAACGGCCATGGCTACCTACCTGGTGAAAGACATTGCGCAGAGGAAGGAGTCCCTGGACAAAATTGCACGCGAGGCCATCCATGTGGAAGAG GAACGGGAAAAGGCTGAGGACCTGAACAAAAAACTACGGCGACAACTGGCAGAATACAAAGTTCCTCCTGTTCTCAACTATGTCCATGAGAAGATGACTGTTCATGATCTAGAAAACAGCCTCAGGATCTGGGAGAGGAAGGTGGAAATTGTAGAG ATGGCCTTGAAAAGCTACCGCAATGTTTGGCTCAAGGCGAAGATGGCCAGTCACCAGCTGCAGACCCTTCTGCCCGAACAGGAGAGACGCAAGGCCACAGAG GGCTTCTAG
- the LOC139156162 gene encoding inactive serine protease 54-like: MTWGTKNLYRLFDVSCCPSFVSRTKISALVGGSDPKRPRSSLVPIQTIIPHEAFDEITLVHDIALLKTSTPLRFSETVQPICFPTPDFPGAMLKKCFVAGWPDSRGGTLQKLSVEDVDPCPLHRTVSTECCSHREGDRVPGCLGSAGNPVLCEAKGRWVLKGLLSDGGTRCYGPFLYSRLIYYSDWIVATMAKWRAPASPFRGPSHPAFGGPAEEQAGLSFEPFLALRALNVSNVSEEPLGLNLSEELEEDSLSYPEGPPEARANPPIYYDYYGGELLAISSAKTDWPRGLQGLLCTGLLLQLLAS, encoded by the exons atgacctgggggactaagaatctctacagactttttgaTGTTTCTTGCTGCCCCTCCTTTGTTTCCAGGACCAAGATCTCTGCTCTGGTTGGAGGGTCTGATCCAAAAAGGCCCAGGAGTTCTCTGGTGCCCATCCAGACCATCATCCCCCACGAGGCCTTTGACGAGATAACCCTGGTGCACGACATCGCTCTACTGAAGACAAGCACTCCGCTCCGTTTCAGCGAGACCGTGCAGCCCATCTGCTTCCCCACCCCAGACTTCCCAGGGGCAATGCTGAAGAAATGCTTTGTGGCTGGCTGGCCGGACTCTCGCGGAG GGACTCTGCAGAAACTCTCGGTGGAAGATGTGGACCCCTGTCCCTTGCACAGAACCGTCAGCACGGAGTGTTGCAGCCATCGGGAAGGTGACAGAGTGCCTGGATGCCTG GGCTCAGCTGGAAACCCAGTCCTGTGTGAGGCCAAAGGACGGTGGGTGCTGAAGGGCCTGCTGAGCGACGGGGGCACCAGGTGCTACGGGCCCTTTCTCTACAGCCGGCTCATCTACTACAGTGACTGGATTGTAGCCACCATGGCGAAATGGAGGGCTCCAGCGTCCCCCTTTCGTGGCCCAAGTCATCCAGCCTTCGGGGGCCCAGCAGAGGAACAGGCAGGGCTGTCCTTTGAACCCTTTTTGGCACTGAGAGCCCTGAATGTCTCCAATGTTTCAGAAGAGCCCCTCGGCCTGAACCTTTCGGAGGAGCTGGAAGAGGACAGCCTGTCCTACCCGGAAGGGCCACCTGAGGCACGAGCGAATCCTCCGATCTACTATGACTACTATGGGGGAGAACTGCTGGCCATCTCTTCAGCAAAGACCGACTGGCCACGGGGGCTGCAGGGCCTCCTCTGCACAGGCCTCCTGCTGCAACTCCTGGCTTCCTGA